The proteins below come from a single Hippocampus zosterae strain Florida chromosome 5, ASM2543408v3, whole genome shotgun sequence genomic window:
- the LOC127600929 gene encoding H-2 class II histocompatibility antigen, A-U alpha chain-like isoform X1: MNLSTFFILILECLRTCSQFLVDTKITVSCSADTNLEGWTDNGNEIAYLDYVRKEIVYTVPTFIMLDPQIVLKNVTNYNHSKRDFETCRSMLLYFKEDIKYPGDVEDPPQTVIYFADEVLQGEENTLICLVDQFFPPNIRVHWTKNGIEVSEGVSLSRYYPNEDATFRQLSTLTFTPKEGDIYGCTVEHSALDRPKTIFWEVEFSHPGVGADVFCGAGLTVALFGVASGVFWGIRGSYATPVL; this comes from the exons ATGAACCTCTCTACTTTCTTTATCCTGATACTGGAATGTCTAAGGACTTGTTCACAAT TTCTGGTCGATACCAAGATAACCGTGTCCTGCTCTGCCGACACAAATTTGGAAGGGTGGACAGACAACGGCAATGAGATAGCCTATTTGGATTATGTCCGGAAGGAGATTGTTTACACTGTTCCTACATTTATTATGTTAGATCCACAAATTGTGTTAAAGAATGTTACTAACTACAATCATTCAAAAAGAGATTTCGAAACATGCCGGAGCATGTTGTTGTATTTCAAAGAAGACATCAAATATCCAGGAGACGTTGAAG ATCCCCCACAGACCGTCATCTACTTTGCAGACGAGGTTCTGCAAGGTGAAGAAAACACCTTGATTTGCCTCGTGGATCAGTTCTTCCCACCGAACATCCGAGTGCACTGGACCAAAAATGGCATAGAGGTGTCAGAGGGGGTGTCACTCAGTCGGTATTACCCCAACGAGGATGCCACATTCCGCCAATTGTCAACACTGACATTCACACCAAAAGAAGGAGACATTTATGGTTGTACTGTGGAGCACTCAGCCTTGGACAGGccaaaaactattttttggg AGGTGGAGTTCAGTCATCCCGGCGTTGGAGCAGATGTTTTCTGTGGTGCGGGCTTAACTGTGGCACTCTTTGGAGTGGCATCTGGAGTTTTTTGGGGAATCAGAGGATCCTATGCGACGCCTGTTTTGTGA
- the LOC127600925 gene encoding rano class II histocompatibility antigen, A beta chain-like, protein MHTLSSLCLCLVFFHADAQFGYGQMQCQGMSSDDAILTEKIYFNKMLYLQYNSSGGKVIGHTKSGRAIADILNSDALLKEQKRHLQQCKSWITAAYSTLTKKVEPKVRMRLTEAQADSEHPATLVCSVYNFYPKDILVTWLKNGEKVTSKVTSTESLPNGNWLYQRHSYLEYTPTHWDKISCVVEHSSLEKPRIYDWEAMPESVRNKFILGTMGLIVGVVSSSAGLIYYRSNMPGQVRASTSGDRRDVQSGEREEAETQIYNQDWSEGRFPPAGPPVPHLPIKPAMNLSPAKLPSQLSDD, encoded by the exons ATGCATACCCTCTCATCACTGTGTCTTTGCCTGGTGTTCTTCCATGCAG ATGCTCAATTTGGCTATGGCCAAATGCAATGCCAGGGGATGTCCAGTGATGATGCcattttaacagaaaaaatCTACTTTAACAAGATGCTTTATCTCCAATACAACAGCAGCGGAGGAAAGGTTATTGGCCACACAAAGTCAGGAAGGGCAATTGCAGACATTCTCAACAGTGACGCTTTATTGAAAGAGCAAAAAAGACATCTACAACAATGCAAGTCATGGATCACGGCTGCATATAGCACTTTAACAAAGAAAG TTGAGCCGAAGGTTCGAATGCGATTAACCGAGGCGCAGGCGGACAGCGAGCATCCAGCGACCCTCGTCTGCAGCGTGTACAATTTCTATCCAAAGGACATCTTGGTGACATGGCTCAAGAACGGCGAGAAGGTTACGTCTAAAGTGACGTCCACCGAATCCCTACCCAATGGCAATTGGCTCTATCAGAGGCACTCATATTTGGAGTACACGCCGACGCACTGGGACAAAATCAGCTGCGTGGTGGAGCACTCCAGCCTCGAGAAGCCGAGGATTTATGACTGGG AGGCCATGCCAGAGTCTGTGAGGAATAAGTTCATATTAGGAACAATGGGTCTAATTGTGGGTGTGGTTTCTTCATCTGCTGGCCTGATTTACTACAGAAGTAACATGCCTG gGCAAGTGAGAGCGTCGACAAGTGGTGACAGAAGAGACGTCCAGTCAGGGGAGAGAGAGGAGGCTGAGACTCAAATCTATAACCAaga ctggagtgaagggcgtttccctccagcaggcccaCCTGTTCCGCATTTAccaatcaagcctgccatgAATTTAAGCCCCGCCAAACTGCCCAGTCAGTTGTCGGATGATTGA